The window TTTGGCATCAGCATACTTCGGGCTGCACCGGGAGAAAATGCCCTGTTTCTGGGGTTTGGATGGCTCGTCACCATCTGGGCCTGCACAGATCTTCTGATGAATATAACAAAATCGGGGCTCGACCTATTTCACCTACCGGCGCATTTCGAGTATTGCACCATCGCACAGGTAGGCCGCATAGTTTCAAGACCAATGGTCTTTCTTGCATTCGATACCCTGCTTTCGTTTTTAATCATCTGCCTGATGCTCTGGTCAGGCTGGATTGCAACACTCTCACCGGTCGAGATCATCCTCTGGTATATTGCGACAACACTCAACCTGGTAAGCCTCTCGCTTGTTTCACTCTACAACGAGATGCGGAAAGCGTAAACGGGACATTTAAAAAAAAAGATTTGAATAAATTTACGCAAAGATTGAAAAGTCGTTCTTGATTGCGATCGCTTCGATGATCGAGGTCATCTTTGCTTCAGGAATACCAAACTTGTCCATGTACATCTGAAGGACTGCTTTTTCTTCCCCGGCAAGCACACCATCGGACATGGCAAGGTCGCAGAGAATGGCGAGCGTGGCAATCTTCTGCTTCTCGTCAAGGACGTTTGCAATCAGGTCGATAACACCGGGGAACTTGTTGGCCTTTAAAACTTCCATCGCAGTATCGATGGATTTACGGTCGCCGCGGCAGATCTTTGCGAGATCGTTCATCTCGGCCTGGTCGATGACACCATCTGCCGCAATAACGGTGATGGCTGAGAGCACGAGGGCTGATTTCGGGTTGAGCGTTGCAGTCTTTCCAGTTAATTTGTCAAAAATTCCCATAATGAACACCAAATTTTTCACACTATTGGATGCAGGATACTATCACTCTTTCGCCCGGTGTACATAAAACGACCATGCCGAGGGATTCCCCGGATTTATATGGCAAGGCACGCAAATCCTTCATGAGAACGGGTGGACTGCATGAATGATATCACGTTAGAACAGGTCATCGCCTTCCACAAACAGGTGATAATGTCCGATGGCGGCGATGCCCGTCTTTTCTCGGAAGCAAACCTCCACCAGATGATCTTTTTAGCCAACCGGACTCAAGGCATATGCCCGCGGGCAGCGCTTGCCTTTTTTTCCCTCTGCGCCTACCCGGTATTTCGTGAGGGTAACAGCAGGACTGCATGGCTTGTGGCAGAAATGATCTTCAGCGGCAACGGCTACATACTCGAAGCGGGCGATGACGAAATGGCGGAACTGGTGCAGGGGATTGCATCGTTCACGGCTGAACAGGCAGATGTTGAAGCATGGCTGCGTTCGCACAGTAAAAAACGCCAGACCTGATATCCTTTTTAACATATAGTTACAGTGACAGCGTCGAGTGCGAGGATCGAGGGGTGGAATTTTTGTTTTCCCACCATTATGGATGGAGAAGATACTCCCCTTCAATCCGTACAACCGCGTTGCCCCCGAAAAATACACTGTGCTGAACTTTTGAGGTGTCACTCACCAGCCGGATGATATTCGGGTTCTCCCTGCTCTTTCCCTGTTCGATGGCAATCATGCGTCCATCCCAGGTTCCTTCGTTGAGCAGGTAATATCCCAGTGCCGCATTGCCCGAACCCGTTGCAGGATCTTCAAGATACCCAAATATGGGGGCAAATACCCGTGTACGGTAACTGTTCCCGGCGCATGAAGTACTGGTCGAGAAAACCAAAATGATCTCGATCGCGTTTGCCAGGCAGAATTCACGCAGGTTTTGCTGATCCGGGTGAATGGACAGCAGTGTGTCGAGCGCATCGACCGGTACGATCAGGGTCGAGAGCCCGGCGTTGATACAGGAGATATGATGTTTTTCTGAAATGTCACCGGGTGCGATCCGCAATGCAGCAGCAATCCTGTCATGGGATACGGATAGTTTTTCTACAACAGGTTGCGGCGCACTGATAAAGACCGAATCGGCTTTTGCGATCTCGTTTCTGACAAGCAGTTCCTGTCCCCCCACGTGAATGCGGGTAACCGGATCAAGTGAAAGTACCGGGTCATTTTTAATAAGATCGTACATGGCAGCAATAATCCCGTGCCCGCAGAACGCAACTTCGCGTTCCGCTGAAAAAAACCGGAGGCCGGTATGCCCCTCATCAGGGTACAGGAAGACCACTTCGTTTACGCAGCCCGCAAGTTCCCGTGCAATCTGCTGCATGCCTTCGGCGCTCAGGGCATCTTCCTGTGGCAGGTACACGCAACCTGCCGGGTTGCCGGTCGAACGGCCCATGGCAAATGCATCAATTTTTTTAAACCGGTATCGCTGCATGCATCGCCTCACACAAATTTTTCATGG of the Methanomicrobiales archaeon HGW-Methanomicrobiales-1 genome contains:
- a CDS encoding PhzF family phenazine biosynthesis protein, which produces MQRYRFKKIDAFAMGRSTGNPAGCVYLPQEDALSAEGMQQIARELAGCVNEVVFLYPDEGHTGLRFFSAEREVAFCGHGIIAAMYDLIKNDPVLSLDPVTRIHVGGQELLVRNEIAKADSVFISAPQPVVEKLSVSHDRIAAALRIAPGDISEKHHISCINAGLSTLIVPVDALDTLLSIHPDQQNLREFCLANAIEIILVFSTSTSCAGNSYRTRVFAPIFGYLEDPATGSGNAALGYYLLNEGTWDGRMIAIEQGKSRENPNIIRLVSDTSKVQHSVFFGGNAVVRIEGEYLLHP